In Plasmodium falciparum 3D7 genome assembly, chromosome: 13, the following are encoded in one genomic region:
- a CDS encoding protein kinase 5, with amino-acid sequence MEKYHGLEKIGEGTYGVVYKAQNNYGETFALKKIRLEKEDEGIPSTTIREISILKELKHSNIVKLYDVIHTKKRLVLVFEHLDQDLKKLLDVCEGGLESVTAKSFLLQLLNGIAYCHDRRVLHRDLKPQNLLINREGELKIADFGLARAFGIPVRKYTHEVVTLWYRAPDVLMGSKKYSTTIDIWSVGCIFAEMVNGTPLFPGVSEADQLMRIFRILGTPNSKNWPNVTELPKYDPNFTVYEPLPWESFLKGLDESGIDLLSKMLKLDPNQRITAKQALEHAYFKENN; translated from the exons ATGGAGAAATATCATGGTTTAGAAAAAATAGGAGAGGGAACATATGGGGTAGTTTACAAAGCCCAAAATAATTATGGTGAAACTTTTgccttaaaaaaaattagattagaaaaagaagatgaaGGAATTCCATCAACAA CAATAAGAGAGATTAGCATTTTGAAGGAATTGAAACATTCCAACATAGTAAAGTTGTATGATGTCATACACACAAAGAAAAGATTAGTTTTAGTTTTTGAGCATCTTGATCAAGATCTTAAGAAACTTCTGGATGTTTGTGAag GAGGGTTGGAATCCGTAACAGCAAAATCATTTTTACTTCAGCTTCTAAATGGCATAGCTTATTGCCATGATCGTCGTGTTTTACACAGAGATTTGAAGCCCcagaatttattaattaatagaGAGGGAGAATTAAAAATTGCCGACTTTGGGTTAGCcag AGCATTTGGAATTCCTGTAAGAAAATATACGCATGAAGTAGTAACCTTATGGTATCGAGCACCAGATGTTTTAATGGGATCTAAGAAATATTCAACTACTATTGATATATGGAGTGTTGGATGTATATTTGCTGAAATGGTAAATGGAACCCCATTATTTCCAGGGGTATCTGAAGCAGACCAATTAATGAGGATATTTAGAATTCTAGGAACTCCTAATTCTAAAAATTGGCCAAATGTAACTGAACTACCAAAGTATGATCCTAATTTTACCGTATATGAACCTTTACCATGGGAATCATtt TTGAAGGGATTAGATGAATCTGGTATCGATTTGCTTTCAAAAATGCTAAAGCTTGATCCAAACCAAAGAATAACAGCAAAACAAGCTCTAGAACATGCGTATTTTAAAGAAaacaattaa
- a CDS encoding elongation factor 1-alpha — protein MGKEKTHINLVVIGHVDSGKSTTTGHIIYKLGGIDRRTIEKFEKESAEMGKGSFKYAWVLDKLKAERERGITIDIALWKFETPRYFFTVIDAPGHKDFIKNMITGTSQADVALLVVPAEVGGFEGAFSKEGQTKEHALLAFTLGVKQIVVGVNKMDTVKYSEDRYEEIKKEVKDYLKKVGYQADKVDFIPISGFEGDNLIEKSDKTPWYKGRTLIEALDTMEPPKRPYDKPLRIPLQGVYKIGGIGTVPVGRVETGILKAGMVLNFAPSAVVSECKSVEMHKEVLEEARPGDNIGFNVKNVSVKEIKRGYVASDTKNEPAKGCSKFTAQVIILNHPGEIKNGYTPVLDCHTSHISCKFLNIDSKIDKRSGKVVEENPKAIKSGDSALVSLEPKKPMVVETFTEYPPLGRFAIRDMRQTIAVGIIKSVEKKEPGAVTAKAPAKK, from the coding sequence ATGGGTAAGGAAAAAACACATATTAACTTAGTTGTTATTGGTCACGTCGATAGTGGAAAATCAACCACTACAGGTCACATTATTTACAAATTAGGAGGTATAGATAGAAGAACTATTGAAAAATTTGAGAAAGAATCTGCTGAAATGGGTAAGGGTAGTTTTAAATATGCATGGGTTTTAGATAAACTTAAGGCAGAAAGAGAAAGAGGTATTACCATTGATATTGCCTTATGGAAATTTGAAACCCCAAGGTATTTCTTTACTGTCATTGATGCACCAGGTCACAaggattttattaaaaatatgattacAGGTACATCACAAGCAGATGTTGCTTTATTAGTTGTCCCAGCTGAAGTAGGTGGTTTCGAAGGTGCCTTTTCAAAGGAAGGTCAAACAAAGGAACACGCTTTATTAGCATTTACCTTAGGTGTAAAACAAATTGTTGTCGGTGTTAACAAGATGGATACTGTCAAATATTCTGAAGACAGAtatgaagaaattaaaaaagaagttAAGGATTACTTGAAGAAAGTAGGATACCAAGCTGATAAAGTTGATTTTATTCCAATTTCTGGTTTTGAAGGTGATAATTTAATCGAAAAATCAGATAAAACACCATGGTATAAAGGAAGAACCTTAATAGAAGCCCTTGATACTATGGAACCACCAAAGAGACCTTACGACAAGCCATTAAGAATTCCACTTCAAGGTGTTTACAAAATCGGTGGTATTGGTACCGTCCCTGTTGGTCGTGTTGAAACAGGTATCTTAAAAGCCGGTATGGTTTTAAACTTCGCTCCATCAGCTGTTGTGTCTGAATGTAAATCAGTTGAAATGCACAAGGAAGTTTTGGAAGAAGCTAGACCAGGAGACAACATTGGTTTTAACGTAAAGAATGTTTCTGTTAAAGAAATCAAGAGAGGTTACGTTGCTTCAGATACTAAAAATGAACCAGCAAAAGGATGCTCCAAATTTACTGCTCAAGTTATTATATTGAACCACCCTGGTGAAATCAAAAATGGTTATACCCCAGTTTTGGATTGTCACACATCTCACATTTCatgtaaatttttaaacATCGACTCCAAGATCGACAAACGTTCAGGTAAAGTTGTTGAAGAAAACCCAAAAGCTATCAAATCAGGAGATTCAGCTTTAGTTAGTTTAGAACCTAAGAAACCTATGGTTGTCGAAACCTTTACTGAATATCCACCATTAGGAAGATTTGCTATTCGTGATATGAGACAAACCATTGCTGTCGGTATCATTAAATCAGTTGAAAAGAAAGAACCTGGAGCTGTCACAGCTAAAGCACCAGCCAAAAAATAA